A window of the Phragmites australis chromosome 20, lpPhrAust1.1, whole genome shotgun sequence genome harbors these coding sequences:
- the LOC133901275 gene encoding uncharacterized protein LOC133901275, with the protein MNEQMMRPPPQLPYQMWAAAPAPLPPLMEPPVGFVGGKPARPAWKRAGWKRRAPAPAGARWGGAAAPRNTTSFLIRAKRAGGVASLVSPCPVTPAVLPTPRLSPAREVLVEMAKEAWGVDGYGSMKGLIRLRSQAAADAGGAAGEDSGSGESDVEEHVEVERRLDHDLSRFEMVQLPAAAAFGFDDDEADEDDEARAARLEEENLTLRERLFLMERNMADLRRRLLSVEELCRDRHRDGCVVDATAGAADEAGPSESMVDVVFAGAGEAAEAMKK; encoded by the coding sequence ATGAATGAGCAGATGATGCGACCTCCGCCGCAGCTGCCGTACCAGATgtgggcggcggcgccggctcCGCTCCCGCCGTTGATGGAGCCTCCGGTGGGGTTCGTCGGGGGGAAGCCGGCGCGGCCGGCGTGGAAGCGGGCGGGGTGGAAGCGCAGGGCCCCGGCGCCGGCGGGCGCGAGGtggggcggcgcggcggccccgcGCAACACGACATCGTTCCTGATCCGAGCGAAGCGGGCGGGTGGCGTGGCGTCGCTGGTGTCGCCGTGCCCCGTGACGCCAGCGGTGCTGCCGACGCCGCGGCTGTCGCCGGCGCGAGAGGTGCTGGTGGAGATGGCCAAGGAGGCGTGGGGCGTCGACGGGTACGGCTCCATGAAGGGCCTCATCCGCCTCCGCTCCcaggccgccgccgacgccggggGCGCTGCCGGCGAGGACTCCGGCTCCGGCGAGAGCGACGTGGAGGAGCACGTCGAGGTGGAGCGACGCCTGGACCACGACCTCAGCCGCTTCGAGATGGTCCAGCTCCCGGCCGCGGCCGCCTTCGGTTTCGACGACGACGAAgccgacgaggacgacgaggcACGCGCGGCgcggctggaggaggagaaCCTGACCCTCCGTGAGCGCCTCTTCCTGATGGAGCGCAACATGGCCGACCTCCGCCGCCGGCTcctctccgttgaggagctctgCCGGGACCGCCACCGTGACGGCTGCGTGGTGGATGCCACCGCAGGTGCTGCCGACGAGGCAGGGCCCTCTGAAAGCATGGTCGATGTCGTCTttgccggcgccggcgaggcggcGGAAGCCATGAAGAAGTGA
- the LOC133901274 gene encoding nicotinate-nucleotide pyrophosphorylase [carboxylating], chloroplastic isoform X2: protein MDEEGAAQITCPALAQRAAVTHPIHCSDAPRAHNKKGGGVPPSPLASRVSQLPTLPGRRLRAMPAIPTAPAPGPARILLARHSRLPVFSPSPSPCSSHHQLPTHLLRLPLRHRAAAMSAEARASESPVAPPAHPTYDLKAVIALALSEDAGDRGDVSCLATIPSDVEAEATFIAKADGVIAGISLADMIFNQVDPSLKVQWFESDGNFVHKGFQFGKVHGCARSIIVAERVVLNFMQRMSGIATLTKAMSDAARPACILETRKTAPGLRLVDKWAVLIGGGKNHRLGLFDMVMIKDNHISVAGGIANAMRSVDQFLEKEKLALPVEVETRTIEEVKDVLKYAAENKTSLTRIMLDNMVVPLPNGDVDVSMLKDAVQLINGKFETEASGNVTIDTVKKIGETGVTYISSGALTHSVKALDISLKIDTELALQVGRRTNRA from the exons ATGGATGAAGAAGGCGCGGCGCAAATCACTTGTCCAGCTCTCGCTCAGCGCGCCGCCGTCACCCATCCCATCCACTGCAGCGACGCGCCCCGCGCACACAACAAAAAAGGCGGCGGCGTCCCTCCCTCACCTCTCGCGTCGCGCGTGTCCCAACTCCCAACCCTGCCCGGCCGCCGGCTGCGAGCGATGCCCGCGATCCCGACCGCCCCAGCGCCCGGCCCCGCCCGCATCCTCCTCGCCCGCCACAGCCGCCTCCCCGTCTTCTCCCCCTCCCCGTCGCCGTGCTCTAGCCACCACCAGCTCCCCACCCACCTGCTGCGCCTTCCCCTCCGCCACCGCGCCGCTGCCATGTCCGCCGAGGCGCGGGCGTCCGAGTCGCCGGTGGCGCCGCCGGCGCACCCCACCTACGACCTCAAGGCCGTCATCGCGCTCGCCCTCTCCGAGGACGCCGGAGATCGAG GGGATGTGTCTTGTTTGGCCACCATACCGTCTGATGTGGAAGCTGAAGCCACATTTATTGCTAAAGCAGATGGTGTCATTGCTGGAATAAGCCTAGCAGATATGATATTTAACCAGGTTGATCCATCGTTGAAG GTCCAATGGTTTGAAAGTGATGGAAATTTTGTCCACAAAGGATTTCAGTTTGGCAAAGTACATG GGTGCGCTCGGAGTATCATTGTTGCTGAAAGAGTTGTGCTCAATTTCATGCAGAGGATGAGTGGCATTGCGACCCTAACAAAG GCTATGTCTGATGCTGCCCGTCCAGCATGCATACTGGAAACAAGGAAAACTGCCCCAGGTTTACGTCTGGTTGACAAGTGGGCG GTACTGATTGGTGGCGGAAAGAACCACAGGCTTGGTTTATTTGATATGGTTATGATAAAGGATAATCATATTTCGGTTGCTGGAGGGATTGCAAATGCAATGAGATCTGTTGACCAATtcttggagaaggaaaaacttgcacttCCTGTCGAG GTTGAGACAAGGACAATTGAAGAAGTAAAAGATGTGTTGAAGTATGCTGCTGAGAACAAAACTTCATTAACCCGTATAATGTTGGACAATATGGTTGTCCCTCTTCCAAATGGGGATGTAGATGTATCAATGCTTAAAGATGCAGTTCAGTTGATAAATGGTAAATTTGAGACTGAG GCATCTGGAAATGTGACAATTGATACAGTAAAGAAAATCGGAGAAACAGGAGTCACCTATATTTCAAG TGGAGCATTAACTCATTCTGTGAAGGCACTTGACATATCTCTTAAGATCGACACTGAACTCGCTCTTCAAGTTGGAAGACGCACAAATCGTGCCTGA
- the LOC133901274 gene encoding nicotinate-nucleotide pyrophosphorylase [carboxylating], chloroplastic isoform X1, protein MKKARRKSLVQLSLSAPPSPIPSTAATRPAHTTKKAAASLPHLSRRACPNSQPCPAAGCERCPRSRPPQRPAPPASSSPATAASPSSPPPRRRALATTSSPPTCCAFPSATAPLPCPPRRGRPSRRWRRRRTPPTTSRPSSRSPSPRTPEIEIMGMLTKEVKCHLGPFSKLQSGDVSCLATIPSDVEAEATFIAKADGVIAGISLADMIFNQVDPSLKVQWFESDGNFVHKGFQFGKVHGCARSIIVAERVVLNFMQRMSGIATLTKAMSDAARPACILETRKTAPGLRLVDKWAVLIGGGKNHRLGLFDMVMIKDNHISVAGGIANAMRSVDQFLEKEKLALPVEVETRTIEEVKDVLKYAAENKTSLTRIMLDNMVVPLPNGDVDVSMLKDAVQLINGKFETEASGNVTIDTVKKIGETGVTYISSGALTHSVKALDISLKIDTELALQVGRRTNRA, encoded by the exons ATGAAGAAGGCGCGGCGCAAATCACTTGTCCAGCTCTCGCTCAGCGCGCCGCCGTCACCCATCCCATCCACTGCAGCGACGCGCCCCGCGCACACAACAAAAAAGGCGGCGGCGTCCCTCCCTCACCTCTCGCGTCGCGCGTGTCCCAACTCCCAACCCTGCCCGGCCGCCGGCTGCGAGCGATGCCCGCGATCCCGACCGCCCCAGCGCCCGGCCCCGCCCGCATCCTCCTCGCCCGCCACAGCCGCCTCCCCGTCTTCTCCCCCTCCCCGTCGCCGTGCTCTAGCCACCACCAGCTCCCCACCCACCTGCTGCGCCTTCCCCTCCGCCACCGCGCCGCTGCCATGTCCGCCGAGGCGCGGGCGTCCGAGTCGCCGGTGGCGCCGCCGGCGCACCCCACCTACGACCTCAAGGCCGTCATCGCGCTCGCCCTCTCCGAGGACGCCGGAGATCGAG ATAATGGGTATGTTGACTAAAGAAGTTAAATGCCACTTGGGTCCCTTCAGTAAACTCCAGTCAG GGGATGTGTCTTGTTTGGCCACCATACCGTCTGATGTGGAAGCTGAAGCCACATTTATTGCTAAAGCAGATGGTGTCATTGCTGGAATAAGCCTAGCAGATATGATATTTAACCAGGTTGATCCATCGTTGAAG GTCCAATGGTTTGAAAGTGATGGAAATTTTGTCCACAAAGGATTTCAGTTTGGCAAAGTACATG GGTGCGCTCGGAGTATCATTGTTGCTGAAAGAGTTGTGCTCAATTTCATGCAGAGGATGAGTGGCATTGCGACCCTAACAAAG GCTATGTCTGATGCTGCCCGTCCAGCATGCATACTGGAAACAAGGAAAACTGCCCCAGGTTTACGTCTGGTTGACAAGTGGGCG GTACTGATTGGTGGCGGAAAGAACCACAGGCTTGGTTTATTTGATATGGTTATGATAAAGGATAATCATATTTCGGTTGCTGGAGGGATTGCAAATGCAATGAGATCTGTTGACCAATtcttggagaaggaaaaacttgcacttCCTGTCGAG GTTGAGACAAGGACAATTGAAGAAGTAAAAGATGTGTTGAAGTATGCTGCTGAGAACAAAACTTCATTAACCCGTATAATGTTGGACAATATGGTTGTCCCTCTTCCAAATGGGGATGTAGATGTATCAATGCTTAAAGATGCAGTTCAGTTGATAAATGGTAAATTTGAGACTGAG GCATCTGGAAATGTGACAATTGATACAGTAAAGAAAATCGGAGAAACAGGAGTCACCTATATTTCAAG TGGAGCATTAACTCATTCTGTGAAGGCACTTGACATATCTCTTAAGATCGACACTGAACTCGCTCTTCAAGTTGGAAGACGCACAAATCGTGCCTGA
- the LOC133901276 gene encoding nudix hydrolase 23, chloroplastic-like, translating into MLPLLRSHPLLLHHAARLSTPRASLLLLRCAAQPLPPPRARPRPPIHMAASSGSNASSPAPSPPPPVVHKSKIRFCPACGSPTKLAIPDGDEKMRAVCSSCGRVHYENPKMVVGCLVEHDNKVLLCRRKIEPAYGLWTLPAGYLEVGESAAEGASRETLEEACADVEIISPFAQLDIPLIGQSYIIFRARLKTPNFSPGPESLECALFALDDIPFDSLAFSSIIVTLRMYTEDVKSGNIKFHYCTINKRLGASPSDLRSFDIDNHIAV; encoded by the exons ATGCTCCCCCTCCTCAGATCCCACCCGCTGCTCCTCCACCACGCCGCCCGCCTCTCCACGCCGCGtgccagcctcctcctcctccgctgcgCCGCGCAGCCGCTCCCGCCACCGCGCGCCCGGCCCCGCCCGCCGATCCACATGGCGGCCTCCTCCGGCTCCAACGCCAGCTCCCCCgccccgtcgccgccgccccccGTG GTGCACAAGTCAAAGATCCGATTTTGCCCTGCTTGTGGAAGTCCAACGAAATTGGCTATACCAGATGGGGATGAGAAGATGAGGGCTGTTTGTTCGTCTTGTGGAAGAGTTCACTATGAGAACCCGAAAATG GTTGTTGGTTGCCTCGTGGAGCATGATAATAAGGTCCTCCTTTGCAGAAGAAAGATTGAACCAGCTTATGGCCTCTG GACTCTTCCTGCTGGTTATTTGGAGGTTGGGGAGTCTGCAGCAGAAGGTGCCTCTAGGGAAACATTGGAAGAAGCATGTGCAGATGTAGAGATAATCTCACCTTTTGCTCAGTTGGATATTCCGCTGATTGGCCAA AGCTACATTATTTTCCGAGCAAGATTGAAGACCCCCAACTTTTCACCTGGACCTGAGTCACTAGAATGTGCACTTTTTGCTCTGGATGACATACCTTTCGATTCTCTAGCATTTTCTTCAATCATCGTCACCTTAAGGATG TATACTGAAGACGTGAAGTCCGGAAACATCAAATTTCACTATTGCACTATAAACAAAAG GCTAGGAGCCAGTCCGTCAGATCTTCGAAGTTTCGACATTGATAACCATATAGCTGTGTGA